In one Cercospora beticola chromosome 1, complete sequence genomic region, the following are encoded:
- the RPL3 gene encoding 60S ribosomal protein uL3: MSHRKFEAPRHGSLAFLPRKRAARHRGKVKSFPKDDPKQKCHLTATMGYKAGMTTIVRDLDRPGAKLHKKEIVEACTVIETPPIIVVGLVGYIETPRGLRSLTTVWAEHLSDEVKRRFYKNWYKSKKKAFTKYAKKHAEDSGKSITRDLERIKKYCTVVRVLAHTQISKTPLKQKKAHLMEIQVNGGSIADKVEFGHGLFEKPVEIDTIFEQDEMIDCIAVTKGHGYQGVTSRWGTKKLPRKTHKGLRKVACIGAWHPSHVQWTVARAGQMGYHHRTSVNHKVYRIGKGSDEGNATTDFDHSKKTITPMGGFVRYGEVKNDFVLLKGSVPGVKKRVMTLRKSMFIHTSRRALEKVELKWIDTSSKFGHGAYQTPTEKKQFVGTLKKDLVTQA; this comes from the exons ATGTCGCACCGAAAGTTCGAAGCGCCTCGCCATGGCTCGCTGGCTTTCTTGCCACGCAAGCGCGCAGCCCGCCACCGAGGAAAGGTCAAGAG CTTCCCTAAGGACGACCCCAAGCAGAAGTGCCACTTGACTGCCACCATGGGCTACAAGGCCGGCATGACCACCATCGTCCGCGACCTCGACCGTCCTGGCGCAAAGTTGCACAAGAAGGAGATCGTCGAGGCATGCACTGTCATCGAAACTCCTCCG ATAATCGTCGTTGGTTTGGTGGGATATATCGAGACTCCTCGCGGCCTCCGCTCATTGACCACTGTGTGGGCTGAGCACCTTTCGGACGAAGTCAAGCGCCGCTTCTACAAGAACTGgtacaagagcaagaagaaggctttcaCCAAGTACGCCAAGAAGCACGCCGAGGACAGCGGCAAGAGCATCACCCGTGACCTCGAGCGCATCAAGAAGTACTGCACTGTCGTGCGTGTGCTTGCCCACACCCAGATCTCCAAGACTCCtctcaagcagaagaaggccCACCTCATGGAGATCCAGGTCAACGGTGGCTCCATCGCTGACAAGGTCGAGTTCGGCCACGGTCTCTTCGAGAAGCCAGTCGAGATCGACACCATCTTCGAGCAGGACGAGATGATCGACTGCATTGCCGTCACCAAGGGTCACGGTTACCAGGGTGTGACCAGCCGTTGGGGCACCAAGAAGCTTCCGCGCAAGACACACAAGGGTCTCCGCAAGGTCGCTTGTATCGGTGCATGGCATCCATCGCACGTGCAATGGACTGTTGCCCGTGCTGGTCAAATGGGTTACCACCACCGTACTTCTGTCAACCACAAGGTCTACCGCATTGGCAAGGGCTCTGACGAGGGCAACGCCACTACCGACTTTGACCACAGCAAGAAGACCATCACACC TATGGGTGGCTTCGTCCGCTACGGTGAGGTCAAGAACGACTTCGTCCTCCTCAAGGGTTCCGTCCCAGGTGTGAAGAAGCGAGTCATGACCCTCCGCAAGTCCATGTTCATCCACACATCCCGCCGTGCCCTCGAGAAGGTCGAGCTCAAATGGATCGACACATCCTCCAAGTTCGGTCACGGTGCCTACCAAACGCCtaccgagaagaagcagttCGTCGGTACGCTCAAGAAGGACTTGGTCACTCAGGCATAA
- the ATP7 gene encoding ATP synthase d subunit: MAATRSAALKVDWANLGSKLGLKGSTANSLAAFKQRNDAARRKVQQLSEQPQTVDFQHYRSVLKNQDVIADIEKQFSAFQPKKYDVQRQIKAIEAFEAQAVKSAEETKGKVDAELQDLEKTLKNIESARPFEDLTVDEVVAARPDIDERVSQLVSKGRWQVPGYQEKFGNLSVL, encoded by the exons ATGGCGGCTACG CGATCCGCCGCTCTCAAGGTCGACTGGGCCAACCTAGGCTCCAAGCTAGGTCTCAAGGGAAGCACCGCCAACTCCCTGGCCGCCTTCAAGCAGCGCAACGATGCCGCGCGCCGCAAGGTCCAGCAGCTCTCCGAGCAACCCCAAACCGTTGACTTCCAGCACTACCGCTCCGTCCTGAAGAACCAGGACGTCATCGCCGATATTGAGAAGCAATTCTCCGCTTTCCAGCCAAAGAAGTACGATGTGCAGAGACAGATCAAGGCCATTGAAGCTTTTGAGGCCCAGGCCGTCAAGAGCGCTGAGGAGACCAAGGGCAAGGTAGACGCTGAGCTGCAGGATTTGGAGAAGACTCTTAAGAACATTGAGTCTGCCCGACCATTTGAGGACCTCACTGTG GACGAAGTTGTTGCTGCCCGCCCAGACATCGACGAGCGCGTCTCGCAACTCGTGTCGAAGGGTCGCTGGCAAGTTCCAGGCTACCAG GAGAAATTCGGCAACCTCTCAGTGCTATAG